The Parambassis ranga chromosome 14, fParRan2.1, whole genome shotgun sequence genome includes a window with the following:
- the LOC114445938 gene encoding uncharacterized protein LOC114445938 yields the protein MEHNAIQWLGAPSCQRGSYAFYKSVSSRAQPDGPVQVWKLGEFYFIRCGPQDPVCIAEVTLLWEDQTRRHLLASARLYFLPEDTPKGRTREHGEDEVLAVSRKMVVRVEDLVRWSCAEPSGWRSSQKPLLALPPCGPNGLHKLLLSNDGGNNMPERSSEPLKDKTENGLVERESIKVLSYPQYCRFRSLQRRIQGRARGPGLQDPHLLALGGVKVLPSTRLMYCRDTFNHPTLESSFSWQFRCPSLSLRGRPRKKKGRDSKDSPTSSQSESWIERMKENVMGSVEVGCEGSWLPHPEEQLFLDQLFAFMERSGSPIHKVPNLGFKKIDLFLMYSVVKRLGGYKKVTTDRLWKVVYNELGGCPGSTSAATCTRRHYERLMLPYEEHLRAGGTEFKIPESPMAPKPRGIRGRKPLPRGRRPGPKPKEKKVTTLPPPSPPAIVTPNGTVVVKRGRGRPPGTRNKATLIAQAKLLAQQQAKAKAAAESLLPAKGRGALISSSTHRPIQPAILPVNMPLTPDLSPMSTPFLPFQPKPKEVKLDRGESVAPAPGVLLSTLPRFVGGSLGGFSPIKGVCPLDVFRNHMSLQKGVESPALTPQDSTQHHPTIFTLQPKNGSPDTPHPTGEQFQPQPHPLHQHPNHCSGCNVDDGGQRGGRGEARGRPPLPPLRVLPLNLDCSVQVCQLMRTRRLDSSQLQTFTRRLSEALSQDLTTKPPCSPITPPPEQALPLNLSKRFTAKRPSSDGSEPSRAVINGNTDQPSSKRSRAGFTEQAEDYSLGGRSGSGGGTGGVQDVEMKNQEEPADLSSPSRIRAFLLGLPPFQVKLEEDLNGTRFGKFLPPGSEDENQRTEAEKAESATAVKKEEAVVEMDIINKLQKSEQEEREPPHCSGPVELKRAGPSNTDTHCF from the exons ATGGAGCACAATGCAATACAG TGGTTGGGTGCTCCCTCCTGCCAGCGAGGCAGCTATGCCTTCTATAAGTCGGTGAGCAGCAGAGCTCAACCTGATGGGCCCGTCCAGGTGTGGAAGCTCGGGGAGTTCTACTTCATCCGCTGTGGACCGCAGGATCCCGTGTGCATCGCTGAG GTGACCTTACTGTGGGAGGATCAGACCCgacgccacctgctggccagcGCCAGACTCTACTTCCTGCCTGAGGACACTCCAAAGGGACGGACCAGGGAGCATGGAGAg gATGAGGTGTTGGCCGTGTCCAGGAAAATGGTGGTGCGGGTGGAGGATCTGGTGCGATGGTCATGTGCAGAGCCGTCCGGTTGGCGCAGTAGCCAGAAGCCACTGCTGGCACTGCCACCCTGCGGACCCAATGGCCTCCACAAACTTCTACTGAGCAACGATGGCGGCAACAACATGccagagagaagcagcgagccaCTCAAAGATAAAACAGAAA ACGGCCTGGTGGAGCGTGAGAGCATCAAAGTTCTCAGCTACCCGCAGTACTGCCGCTTTCGCTCCCTGCAGAGACGCATCCAGGGCAGAGCCCGGGGGCCGGGGCTGCAGGACCCCCACCTGCTGGCCCTCGGTGGTGTAAAGGTGCTGCCCAGCACCCGGCTCATGTACTGCAGGGACACCTTTAACCACCCAACACTGGAGAGCAGCTTCTCCTGGCAGTTCA GATGTCCCTCTCTCAGTCTGCGAGGACGGCCTCGCAAGAAGAAAGGCCGAGACAGCAAAGACTCCCCAACCTCCAGCCAGTCCGAGTCCTGGATTGAGAGGATGAAG gAAAACGTGATGGGCAGCGTAGAGGTTGGCTGTGAAGGCAGCTGGCTCCCTCACCCTGAAGAACAGCTGTTCCTGGATCAGCTTTTTGCCTTCATGGAACGTAGCGGCTCACCCATCCACAAAGTCCCCAACCTAGGCTTTAAGAAGA ttgACCTCTTCCTCATGTACAGTGTGGTCAAACGGCTTGGAGGATACAAAAAG GTGACAACAGACCGCCTCTGGAAAGTAGTTTATAACGAGCTGGGAGGATGCCCCGGCAGCACCAGTGCTGCTACCTGCACCAGGAGACACTATGAGAG GCTGATGCTTCCCTACGAAGAGCACCTCAGAGCTGGAGGGACAGAATTCAAAATCCCAGAATCCCCTATGGCTCCAAAACCAAGAGGGATCAGAGGAAGGAAACCACTTCCCAGAGGCAGAAGACCAGGACCTAAACCCAAAGAGAAGAAAGTCAcaacccttcctcctccttcacctcctgct ATTGTGACTCCTAACGGCACCGTGGTGGTGAAGCGCGGCAGAGGCCGGCCACCGGGCACAAGGAACAAGGCCACGCTGATCGCTCAGGCCAAGCTGCTGGCTCAGCAGCAGGCTAAagccaaagcagcagcagagtctctGCTTCCAGCCAAAGGCAGAGGAGCACTGATctccagcagcacacacagg CCAATCCAGCCGGCTATTCTCCCCGTCAACATGCCTCTCACGCCTGACCTGTCCCCCATGTCCAcccccttccttcctttccaGCCCAAACCGAAGGAGGTGAAGCTGGACCGAGGGGAGTCTGTGGCTCCCGCTCCAGGTGTGCTCCTTTCCACTCTGCCACGCTTCGTTGGGGGCTCTCTGGGAGGTTTCAGCCCCATCAAAGGTGTGTGTCCTCTGGATGTCTTCAGAAACCACATGAGCCTGCAGAAAGGTGTGGAGAGCCCTGCCCTGACACCTCAAGACTCAACCCAGCACCATCCCACCATCTTCACACTCCAGCCCAAAAATGGAAGTCCAGATACCCCTCATCCAACAGGCGAGCAGTTCCAGCCTCAACCCcacccactgcaccagcatccGAACCACTGCTCAGGGTGTAACGTGGATGACGGAGgtcagagaggaggcagaggcgAAGCCAGGGGCCGGCCTCCTTTGCCCCCTCTCAGAGTCCTACCTTTGAACCTGGACTGCAGCGTCCAGGTGTGTCAGCTGATGAGGACTCGCCGTCTGGACTCATCTCAGCTGCAGACCTTCACACGCAGGTTGTCTGAAGCCCTGTCTCAGGACCTGACCACCAAGCCCCCCTGCTCTCCCATCACCCCACCCCCTGAACAGGCACTGCCACTTAACCTCAGCAAACGTTTCACCGCAAAGAGACCCAGCTCAGACGGATCAGAACCAAGCCGAGCAGTGATCAATGGGAACACAGATCAGCCCTCGTCCAAAAGATCCAGAGCTGGTTTCACAGAGCAGGCTGAGGACTACAGCCTGGGTGGCAGATCCGGCTCTGGAGGAGGTACAGGAGGAGTACAGGATGTGGAGATGAAGAACCAGGAGGAACCTGCAGACCTGAGCTCCCCCAGCAGAATCCGGGCCTTCCTGCTCGGCCTGCCACCCTTCCAGGTGAAACTGGAGGAGGATTTGAACGGGACAAGGTTTGGGAAATTTCTTCCTCCAGGTTCCGAGGATGAAAACCAGAGGACTGAGGCGGAGAAAGCAGAGAGCGCCACAGCAGtgaagaaggaggaggcagtAGTTGAAATGGATATAATCAACAAACTACAGAAGtctgagcaggaggagagagaacccCCCCACTGCTCTGGTCCTGTGGAGCTAAAGAGAGCCGGGCCctcaaacactgacacacactgtttttag